A window of the Astyanax mexicanus isolate ESR-SI-001 chromosome 22, AstMex3_surface, whole genome shotgun sequence genome harbors these coding sequences:
- the cfap157 gene encoding cilia- and flagella-associated protein 157 translates to MPPKKSGKKNTEKSSKKDGEKREKSESEEALSEGNKEFYRAQIRDLEERIEKYQHKCDELEVRQKDFSTHYNNVEREKKDIVLYLKRSLAHKEDELSDLAEKLQALQIAKDAEKESFTMQLRTLRHEFQESKDRLTTENMALAGKLASLEEFRMQKDELMALLASLKEQLEQQKQEHQTVIYNLERKAVLDNDRLKKEMQQHVAAVAAEFRRVSDSRMPETTMRAIQENVSVTAQLRQLSDRSKELLKENDYLKAREKELKRETEIMEPILNEMTKKSLGNQKVVKQLTEKCKQMHVELENFTRHKQEHQQLQDDHDALQKEHDDLRQKHESVLEKFSRKQAEAEGLQKELQAEKIQQERLEMVLQEAASALKEALREVPKEEDSEVQVYVRKSQMMQKLLAVLDSAAATGKEPALSQGGQTWPDMEPDIGHVIGPDMERRPGLRTSQQKATSCLTHFGAEDSGLITRINPSSVLSKIGPLSKSTQLHLQRKLQSQKRTKSSRLLPEEETQTLKPGNF, encoded by the exons ATGCCTCCTAAAAAAAGCGGAAAGAAAAATACAGAGAAGTCCAGCAAGAAAGACGGAGAAAAGAGGGAGAAGAGTGAGTCTGAAGAAGCGCTGTCCGAGGGGAATAAAGAATTCTACCGCGCTCAGATACGAGACTTGGAGGAGCGAATAGAAAA ATATCAGCATAAATGTGATGAACTGGAGGTCAGACAGAAAGATTTCTCCACTCACTACAACAATGTTGAGAGGGAGAAGAAGGACATAGTTCTCTATCTGAAGCGCTCCTTGGCTCATAAAGAGGATGAACTCAGTGATCTGGCAGAGAAGCTGCAGGCATTACAGATAGCAAAAGATGCAGAAAAGGAGTCGTTCACCATGCAGCTGAGGACGCTGCGCCATGAGTTTCAGGAGAGCAAGGACAGGCTCACCACAGAGAACATGGCCCTAG CGGGGAAGCTTGCATCTCTCGAGGAGTTCCGCATGCAGAAGGATGAGCTCATGGCCTTGCTGGCGTCTCTGAaagaacagctggagcagcagaagcaggaGCACCAGACAGTCATCTACAACCTAGAGAGAAAAGCTGTGCTGGACAATGACAG GCTGAAGAAAGAGATGCAGCAGCATgtggctgctgttgctgctgaatTCCGCAGAGTCTCGGACAGCAGGATGCCGGAAACGACCATGAGAGCCATCCAAGAGAACGTGTCGGTGACTGCTCAACTCAGGCAGCTCTCAGATAGGAGCAAAGAGTTACTAAAGGAGAACGATTATCTAAAAGCCAGAGAAAAAGAGCTCAAGAGGGAAACGGAGATTATGGAGCCGATTCTGAACGAGATGACAAAGAAGAGTCTTGGAAATCAGAAG GTGGTGAAACAGCTGACAGAAAAGTGCAAGCAGATGCATGTTGAGCTTGAGAACTTCACTAGGCATAAACAAGAACACCAACAGCTGCAGGACGACCACGATGCACTACAGAAAGAACATGATGACCTCAG ACAGAAACATGAATCAGTTCTGGAGAAATTCAGCCGAAAACAGGCAGAGGCAGAAGGACTGCAGAAGGAGCTTCAAGCGGAGAAGATCCAGCAAGAACGGCTTGAGATGGTTCTACAGGAGGCAGCTTCAGCTTTAAAAGAAGCTCTGAGG GAGGTGCCTAAGGAAGAGGACTCAGAAGTGCAAGTTTATGTCAGGAAAAGTCAGATGATGCAGAAGCTGCTGGCCGTGCTGGACAGTGCTGCAGCCACTGGAAAAGAACCTGCCCTCAGTCAAGGGGGCCAGACATGGCCAGACATGGAGCCAGACATTGGGCATGTCATTGGGCCAGACATGGAGAG GAGACCAGGTCTGCGGACATCACAGCAGAAGGCTACCTCATGCCTCACTCACTTCGGGGCAGAAGATTCAGGGCTGATTACACGAATAAATCCCAGCTCTGTCCTGTCCAAGATAGGACCCCTCTCTAAAAGCACACAACTCCACCTGCaaag GAAACTGCAAAGCCAGAAAAGAACAAAGTCCTCCAGACTTCTCCCTGAGGAGGAaacacagaccctaaagcctggaAACTTTTGA